In Sparus aurata chromosome 5, fSpaAur1.1, whole genome shotgun sequence, the genomic window GATGGGCTTGAACTCCGCGCAGAGCCATGGTCTCCCAAATCACCCGGGCCGGCTGAGGCCTCAGCAATCCAAATGTGATCATGGCGGGGGCCTCCCGTCTCATTACCAATCTCCATTTCAAAACAGCCTTCAACTGGGAACTAATGCATTAGCCCTCGCTGGGGGAAAAGTCTAGGGAGCCACTACATAGCGACTCAAAAACGCTTTCATACATGTTTTATCAGCGGGGGAAGAGTGagcaagagagaaaaggagCTTGGACTGAGCCATTCATTTGTTGCCCATCTTATTAGCTTGGCACTGTGTTATTAGCTGCCATTGTGCTCTATAAAAGCCCCTTAGGCCTGTCCCACTGTTCGCTGAATCTGGGGTGAGCACTGTGCCAAGTACTTTTTGGAGGTATTTGAGACCATGAAAATTCAATCCCAAACCCTCAGCATTGAGGTTTCTCACAGATAAATGAAGAGGATTAGCGgaacaataaaacaatgtcTTACCTCAGATACCACCATATCCTATTAATTGGGATTATAGTGGAGAAATGTGTAAAGAAAAACCCACAATCTTGAATCCCAGTCGCTTTTTCGTGACAAGCTGTTATATGAAGACCTGTCACTGTAACAATGTTCCATCAAATAGGAAATGTGTTCCAAATTATGAACAAGTAAATACAGAAAATCATAAACACGCATGgccaaaaaaagaataaatagcCTGGGCATTTGAAGAATAGCCCTGGAAAAAAAGCTGACAATTGCAGAAGCTGTAATAACCCACCTTGGGTTGGATATGCTAGGCGATGTGTCAATTGATTCCTATCTGATGATGGACTGTGTGCTGAAATAAATTGACCTTGCCAGACGATGAGTGAAATTGATGGAGCTTTTCATCTCCGGAGGGCCGTTCCACACTCAGCCGTAAAATGGATAGAGCACAGGACAGAGTGATTGAGTCGGGGGAAAATGtaaggtgtgtgtttttcttcaacCAAAGCTTGCTTGGTAAATAATAGTTACAGGAAAAATCACTATGCGGTTACAAGTACAGGGGTTAAGTACCTGTTGTTGACTAGATGATTAGGACTAAAAGCACAGAGTCCTAAAGTGAAGCTGGCCACTGACAGATGCTACCCGTCGGAGGAATATGTGGCTCGATTACTTGGAGCCTAAATTGAAAGTGATAGTGATTTAAGTCTTCCCAATACGCCAGCCCCATTCTGGCAAACAGTCTTTTCAAGGagcccttttaaaaaaaaacctgctggaGTGTGTGAGACACAGGAGCGCCATTGATTTTCAATAACATCCCCTAATGACCTGGCCACGGTTTGATCCACGCTGTCATTATGGGCTGATACCATGGGACAGGATTGGTGGGTCTCACGGCACACAGCAGCGAGATGAGTAGTCGGGGCATTATCAGGATGAATTGGCCGTCTGTGGACAGGCGGCAAGCACAGCCGAGGTCTTGTCAATAACAGGATGGGGCGCCTCAGGGCTCCCTCCGCGGCCCACTCCAGAGCGCCTTCCGGCCTCATTAGAAAAGCAGATGAGTGGTGTGCATGAGGAGAGGAGGCGTATGAGTAGAAAGAGGAGCCTCTCCCTCACCATCCGATAGCCTGCCTCCCAGGCATTGCTCCTCTTAATGAGTCCAGACCGCGGGTCAATATGCCGCTGGGCTGCCAGTCAATACCGGTtacctgcaacacaaacactcaaaacCTGCTTTCATACAAAATCAATGTCCTATTAGTACGTCCCTGTATTGCCTTGGCCCAATCTCATCGATCCCTACAGAAGAGCTCTGCAGCCCATGTATGACAGATTATGGTCAAATGATCTGATGGCTTAGGCTACTCTGCCAGCCAAGTCTGTTGCCTTTGTGATTTTAAAGTAATAGCTTGATATCAGATGAGCAAATACTCTAAATGCTGAAAACTGAGGCACAAGCATTATTGGCAAACCTATCAACCTCACATGAACATTGCACTCAGTGGGTTTGGCTCACAGACAAATTCAGTGCTTGCAGTCAGCGCCGACAACGAGTACTGTAACAAAAGACAAGCAACAAATGTATGACATTAGGTCCAAACTTTATTCCGTACATTTTAAACCATGaatgttcattttcattttttgcacGCCTAAAATTCTACTTGTTTTGTATACAAGAGTCTAAGAAAAACAACTGCACAACACCACAAGGTTGACAGAGAAAGTCCTTTTTGCCGCCCACTCAAAAGTGTCCTTCTTTCCTGTCCGGGGCTGGTCCAGTTTGTGACTTGGAAGTCTTTTAATAATTCCATCATTATTTCATTGATAATATAAACACGTGTTAATCCAGGTTTCTCTCCGTTGCTCCAGTATCGTCTGCTTCCTCCATGTGATCGCTTCATTAGGGTGCTGTGTGCTGCTTTGCATAGATTGCAGATGATCCTTCTAGGCCCCCGTACAACACCCTCCCATCACACTTCCCGTCAGTTGGCCAGGCTTGTCTGTTGCCATGATATTCAACAAGGAAGTGATTCCccatgtttcatttaattttgtttttctagaAATGGTTAAAAAGACTAATAAATTTACACAGTAATTTTGCAGCGAAGGAATATCAACAAGTTATTTACATCAGTTTTCTTTACAGAGACTGAACAAAGACctcataatatatatttatctgCATATCTCAAAGGCAAAACAAATGAACATAACAAATTGGTAATGTAACATTGTACATTGTCATCGTTGAGGATATCCTGGTACCATGAGGTTAAATTACTTAAGGTTGAAACCAAAATCCAGTTTTTACAGTGGGTCATAATGGATATGTCTCACAATCAACTGGGATAAATATTGTAAAAGGCGTGACTAATgcacaaaatacataaaattcATAGAAATGATATCTATACATGGATCAAGGATAGGAAATGTACAAACTCATTTCAGGACCTCTCTTTTCGCACAAAGCTGAAAAAAGGGATTggattaatatattaataattatcaaatatttaaGTCGCATATAAACATACACATATTTGTGTTCTCTTTACCGACATTATTCCATCTCCAGTCCACTAAAAATAAAGTCATGGCATGTGCTTGATCAGCCGTACACACCTTTAATTTGTACAATCATACCCTTTTCCCTTAGGGAGTTTTGCGCTCCTCTGGCGAAGAGCAGTGCATTTTGTTCGAAAAGGTTTCAGATTGGGGGAGTGGGGCTTGTGAGTGCATCTGGTAAGACTTTGTGCACTTTTCTAAGAAGCTACCGTGCCTCTACCTCTTTGGGGTTGCGAGATGGGGAGTAGTCTCGTGGGTCCTGTGTGGTAGTGAGGGGGGTAGTCCTCCTGGGTGAGGCTGGCCTGGCACTGCCGGCTGGCACGAGGGGCGGGGGTGCACTGAGTGCGGCAGTAGGGGGTGTTCTGTTCAGAGGGCCGTTGTGTCCTGTGGAGGGGCTGAGTCTAGGGTAGGGCATGCCGCCTAGGTGGGGCATAAAGGGGGGCATGTGGGGTAGATGGCCCTCCATAGGGGACTGGTGCAACTGATGGAGGCGTGCTCTGTCCAGCTCCTCCCTCAGATGGAGGCGCTCTCGCTCCTCTGCCTGCTGTCTCATCCTCTCATGCTCCCTGCGCACCTCCAACAGGTGCTCGTGGTGAGAGTAGTCATGAGCCTCCCTTTCGCGGTAGGCTCGTTCCTGTTCATACATGCTTGGGAAGCGATGTCCTTGCTCGGCCCTGAGCTGGAAGTCCATGCGCCGCTGCAGGTCCAGGCTGCGGTAGGCCTCTCTAAGTGGGTCCCAAGGGAAGGCAGGGTGTGGCAGTCGCTCTCTTCCTGCCAGGGGGCTCACTCCCATGAAAGGAGCCATGCGAGCTCGGTCGAGCACATTGAGGCTGCCCATCTGGGGCATGCCACTCATGGAAAGGGGCAGAGAGTGTGCCATGGGGACACCATGCAGGCCAGGTGCTTGGATGTCACTGCCACGTGGTGAGGGAAGAGGGGGCTGCTGGGGCAGAGGtggatggtggtggtgtgggTTTCCAGGTTGGCTGATGTGAGGAGGAAGAACTTGGGCTGGTGGTTGGGGAGCTGGCTCAGAACTCACCACCAtgacctcctgctcctccttcctctcctccttaaTCTTCATGTCATTTTTAACCTTGTGGAGGAGCTCCACAGGCGGGGGCTCTTTCCTCTCGCTGTCCTTGAGTGTAGGTGGGGGCCCACCTGCCATCTTCATGCTCTGCTCATTGATCACTGCCTTGGAGTATGGAGAAGGAGAACGCTGAATGGGTTTGATGGAGTCTTCGGAGGATCTCCTCTCAAGCATCTCCTTGCCCGGTGAACGGCTCTCCTTCACCTTCACATCAGCCAGTGTGGACGACTCTCTGTGGCGCTCGAGCAGCTCCTTCTCCGCCTCACGGACCCGGTCCACGCTGCCGCTGTGATGTCGACCCGAATCACTGGAGTTCTGGCTGTTTGAGCGAATCAGGTTGCTGATCTGGTAGCTGACGGGTGCAGAGGCCGGAGATGAACGGTTGGAGTGGCGGTTGCGGTCTACAGAATCCCTGTAAtgacataataaaacatttgagtTAGTGCCAGTTAAACCCAGCATCCTGTAGGTGGCTTGTATTTAGGTATGATTTATCTAGTGTTCTTCTGGCAATGTTTACTGCCTTCATATGCGTTACCCCTACATTTTGCTAGAATATTATCCACAAAGATATTTCCAATTACTTTTTGACATATAACATCTCTTGCAGCTGTTAGTTTGTCTTGTTGTCTGAATCACGGATTCAATATATTTCAGTTTCCAAGGATACTACTAATGGACTGGTGAGCTGTCacatttttcttcacattccTATCTTTAGAGGCGATTTGGGTGATTTTGTTTAGTCCAAAGATAACTTGATAATCTCGTATATGTGGTTATGCGAGCTGATAAAGGGAATGATATTGTGGGCCCTGGCTTTGGTGTTTGTTGTGATCAGGTATTTGAGTAGCTAGGAGGATTATTTTGTTGTGTGTATGCAAAAACTCAGAATTTCTCGAGTAAAGTATCTTACACTCAACAACTGAAGATAATTACCTAATTACGTAATGCTTTAAAACAATACAGTGAAGTCCTGTGTCAAATGTTAAATTGTGATGATGTATAGTAATTGCATTATTGCAGATTATTTTTAACGTAGCTATGAAAAGCTAATATCCTCAAAATAATAtcttaaaaacaataatagtgAATTTGCATCTGTCTCAAACTCACCTGTCCTTATCCTTCTCCTCTTTGCCGATGGACGAGTCTCTTTTCTCTcgttccctctccctctctctttctctttctctttcccgttccctctccctctccctctcatgGCTGTTGGCTGAACTGCTCCTCTCGGCGTCTGCGGTTTTGGGCCACTGTGGCGGGGTGGGGAAAGATGGCGGGGTGCGTCGAAGTCTGTTCCAGGTGTCGTGGTGGGGGCTGCCGAACGTCGGCAGTCCTCCTGGCCCCTCCTTCGTGCCAAACATATTGTTGGACcctggaggggagggggaaacAGGCGTGGGACACACTGTAAGTAAATTGGGCACAAAACCTTCTTGAGGACACATAAGATGAGAAAGACTCAACAACAAAAGctgcttttgtctttgtctctggaGGTTCtctcactgaagctgtttgaaAGAGTTAGAGGTTAATGGCTCCCCccaccagagaaaaaaaactctacTCATTTGCTTTGGGGCTAAAAGGttttccccccctccctttCTTTGAACTGGATGAACAGGGGAGACTCACTTGCCCTCTAGAGTTGAGGGCTGTGAAAAGCCAAGGGAGACCTTAGCATTCCACAGCATGTCTATTCCAATCACATCCATTTTCACAACAGGGTGACCGATTTGGCACACAAAAAATAGGAGGgacggagagaagagagaaaggcATAGAGAGAGGGATACAGGGGGGGAAGAGAAAGCCCTCCATGGTGGTGCAGAAGGGGCTTGTCCAATAATTAATTGATGAACTGCCACCAAACAGCGGACCTGAGAGTGCCTGTTGGCAGCAGCGCAGCCAGATTAAAGCCAGGCTGTTTGGGACATGGTTGGTGGATGAAGTGGAGGCAGGGATGatgtttgctgctgtgtgttgtaCTGCCTAGTTGGCCTTCCCTGGGCTATGGCTGTTTTGACACAGAAACTAGAGCTAAgtgtcttgattttttttttttcctcccctcctggCTCTCCCTGTGGTCTAACGCTGCCCTGTTCTGCTCTGTTACTGGCCACAGGGGCCAGATTGAAGGGGGGAGcggtggtggaggagagggggcCAGCGCTTACCAAGCGAGGGGTTGCCTAATCCTCCGAAGGCACTGCTTGAAAGGTTGCCGAGGCCGCCAAAGGAACTGGAGCGACTGAAAGGATCTGTAAAATGCCAAACAGGGATTAGCAAAAGGGTGGGGGCTGGCTAGCGGTGCTCACCCCAACACCAACCCGTTCCACTCGGCTTTTCTCTTACAAGCGAgctgtggtttattttttttttagcgctGCCACCCTAGCTCTCTGCCTGGTAATCCTGCAGTAGCCAGGTCGCTGGGATGCTGGATTCACTACCACTGACCGAGTGGAGTGCCTCTCACCCTGCTGGGGCTAGTGGAACAACACTGTTTGATGGGGAAATTAGTTTTGAGTTGTcggagctgagatgaaaatAGACTGTGGTAGGGCAGGGGAACTAGAGGCTGTGAAAATTAGGCTAGACAGTCCACAATGATTTAACTGGGGAATCAGTGTCTGATGGGCTCCGCTGACACAGACTAGAGCCTCCAAATTTATAGgaaaaattcaaatatttacCTCGAGAAGTCAGTGAACAGCTTTCATCAACTGTTAATTTGCAGTCCCATTTTAATTCAGCAAAATCCATCAGGAAATGCAGAATTTATCAACAGATTAGGGTTTTTAGGATTTTCAGCTCTGGGGCTTGTTAATATATCAGCAGAACAATTGAAAAATCTCCTCTGCCTCACACATAAATTCCCTAGACAGGAAAAAATATTGCTCACTACATCTTCCTCCTCGGTGCACCATGCATTTATGAGCACAAAGTGGATTGACTCAAGGGCTCATTCCATGAAATCAACATCCCAAACAGTCTCTCAGATTGTATGGTgggaaaataaatgcaaaaaaaaataattaagtaCACAAGTAAATCCAACAACTCTAACTGCCTTCCATTACTCCTAAGAATTACAAATTCAACTTTGCAAGCATAAAAGATAGGATCATAAATGCTGTAGAGCAGCATATAAGTTGTCCAAACAAATGAGGACTACTGGGTAGGCTACATCTCTTTAATAACCCCAGACAGAGTTATTAAAGACTGTATTATGAATCATACTGTCTGATTATATGATGGCTTAGCTCTTCATTACCATGAACTTTTGAGTTTATTCAAGAATTGGCCAGCTGGACTCCATATTAACCCTGACATGAACCTCGGATGAAAACTAGAAAATGTCTAGGCTTCAAATCACACCCTGGTGGCCtgtaatgtgtttaaaacatgagtgcagaagagagagagagggagcgggagagaaggaaaaggagataaatgaataaaaaaaattgaacgGGGGGTTATACTTACACTTACCTGCCAAATGGCTAGGAGGCAGGAAGCCGCTGGGGTGGGGGGCGGGGCCATATGGAGAGGGAGCTGGGTGCCCGGAGCCTATCAGAGCGGAGACGATGAAACAGTCTTATTATTATCATCCAGTCAGGGAGTCGTACGTTCTCTAACTCGCCATGCGAAGACGATCCGTAATTTATCTTAATTGGAAACAGAATTCTAAGTAAGCTGAGAAGCACCATGCTTgtaattatattttaaatgcCGTTACCTAGAGATCACAagtttattatttgtttttctcgTGATTAATAACAGATTAATTCATGTTTCTATCTTGTGTCTCATGTCTATATCGGAGGGCGAATTCATACTATTTATAAGAGAGGGTCgtgacatacacacactgctttGTAGGGTGTTTAAAAGTTTCAAAGCAAAGCACATGAACAAGTTGATATGAGGGTATTTTCATTTTGGCTGACAATTGTAGGTTATAGATTAACCTGGTAGGTTATAAACAGTTTTCAAATCCAGTAAGCTACAACCAAAATACACCTCGTTGGCATCAGGGAACAGGAAAAGGAAAGTAGCCATACTGGTGGGTGTTTGAATGGCACAGTAAAGTTTGTTCATAAATAAGTCAAATTGAAGCATAGTCTAATGTGATGATCGATAATGGTACGTCATGgcactctttttttcttgtggCAACAGATTGAATATCTAGTGACCATGAAATAACAACATGAACAGTTTGTGATCTAGAAataacagcattaaaaaaattgcaaaattGCTTCTGCACAGTTCTGACCCCTGTGGTCAACCAGGACTAAAACTGCTAATGCGAGGAAATATCAACGTATTAAGTGTATACGTATTAGTATTTTTCTGCTACAGATcaaaaacatgttgaatatACATGGAAGCTAGAGATGGCTGAATAATGCCATTAAAAAATTAGCAATTTATATTTTGCTTCCGTTTCAGCCGTTGCATGTTTAGATGTGAATCCGTAGTTGCTTATTGAGGTCAGTTCCTGACTGTGCAACAAGCTGGCCCCTTTCACAAAACACTGTTACCATCACCCATATTCCATGAATTGTTAATGAAAGAACCAATTACAGGAGTGCCTCTGACACACCACTGCATAATTACAAGTCAAAGGCCGTTTGCCTCTCTGTTGCCCTCCAATGCAGGGCAAATCAGTCAATTACCTAACTGAGAGTCATCCATATTCATAGACATATCTGACTCCCTTCACTGGCAAAACATTTGCTACAAAAGCACTATAATTAAGTGAACATTAcatgagaggaaagaaaaaaaataaggccATTTCATTACAGTGGTGGTAAAACAATTTGGAGAGGCGGCTATAAACGCTCATTTGCATGAGGACAAAACTGGCATTGGGAGGCTTTAGAAGCGGGATTATTTGAGCTTTTTGAACGATTTGTCTCAGAAGGTGCAGTTCATCACCCTGCACTGGATACTGGGAGACCCCACTGACCTGTGGAAGAGAAGAGGGGTCGGGCCAGGTCATGAGGGTAAGGGAACCCTGGGAAGACTCCTGGAGCTGGGGGTCGACTGAACAGGTCCAGCTTCCCATTCATGTCTAGTTTGTGAGGATCCAGCTGCATTTGCTGTTGtcgagagaggcagagacaagGATGGggagacagacaaagaaaatTAGGTCGGTAGACAACGTTACCAaacattttccagcagcagagtgagaggGATTTATCCTCGGCTACAGTGGGTGAGAGATCAGAGGACGACAGATACGTCAACAAAGGCTCCATGTCTCCAATTCTAGCCAACTGTGTTATAACAAATATATGTAAGCTGATTAGGGACACTAAATCCTTAGGAACAGGGTCCAGGGCCCAAGAAGAACTGACACCACTGGGCCAGAGGCATTAGCAGAGGATCTCCATGGCAAGGCCACACCATCCTTTTGTCAGTGAGAGGAGAATTTGCAgacaagcattttttttttttttgtctaggTTCACATGTTGCATTTTGGCCAAAACGAGATATAAATATGTAACTTTATGATCTCTTTAGGCAGAGGGATCCATGCAAAGAGCCTAATGCGAAAGCAATGTGACCTTGCTGTATTTCTGAGAATCTGTTGAAGACTTCGAGAGCACTTAATAAGAGGAGCCACAAATTTTGGTTGGTTTTCCAATCATCATTAACTTTTACAGCCTTCTGTTTCTTGTTAGTTATCTGCCTTTTCCCACCCACGTGGTCTTTTTGTATCCAGACAGACGATTATAGATTGTTTTTCATGAAAAAGATTTAGCTATGACATGACCTTCCCCCACTTACTCCATTACCACTATACTGTATCTGGGTTTACATGACAGCAAGATTCCTGCAGGACATCATTATCCATCTCACGCACCTTCATTTTCTGCTGGTGGTGGTAGATCTGCCATGCGATCTGGACATGCACTGCGCACCACTTGCCAGGTTTCTAAAAATTTAGAGAGAAACTGAGGTTAGCCTGCTGGCTTTGATGTAGAGGAGCTAAAAATGGATTCTGGCATTAAGATTTTCTGGCCAAACTACAAAGTGGGAACTCGTTCGAATTTTCAACCAGGCAACGGATTAAGAAAATCTAACCCCGACTTTAGCCCAAGAGAGACCTCAAAGCTAACCCTTAAATGCAGCCAAAACCCTGCATTTCCATGATCAGGAATTGTTGAAGAATTTTGCAGTTTTAGACTTTGTGGCCTGGCCAGAGATGTGAAACATTGGACAAGGCAAACACTTACCCTAACAGATGTCCTGAATGGATCTGTTATCTGTATGGACAAACAGACAATTACTATCACCAACAACACAGATGAGGAGCCAAAATATGCTGTTCTGCAGAGCTCAGAAATGGCCAGTGTTGGGAGACTCAAATCATACTGGGTTATCGCCTCAGGCACTCTGCCTGCGACCACATGATGATAATTGCTCCGTCTCAAAAGATGTCAATGCAAATACATGCATTCACAACTTTTTATgagacacatactgtacatacgaCACGCGTTGCTTTCACTAGATGGATCAGGATGCTGTCGGCCTGATGCTTACCCGTGGATCCTTCTGTAGGAGTGTGTGAGGTACTGCTCCGGGACGTGCTGAGACGTCGATGGGATTGGatgcctgagagagagagagagagagagagagagagagagagagagagagagagagagagagagagaagagcagagagaTACATGGTGATCAATCAGATCTACAGCATGTATAACATTTATAGAttagagaaataaaaaacaactacGACAAACACAACTTTAGAAGGTATTACGATGTCATATATCTCAGCACAAACAGGAATAGTTATGTTTAACTGTAATTTTGCACCTTAGAGAATGCATTGAAATAACTATCATAGTCCTTGGCTTCACTTCACCTCAATGTCCTCtgataaaatgcatttacagtatTACATCAACGTATATGTCAgaaactctgttttaaatccACTAGAAGATCCTCGAGCTAGGGATGCCAGCATCCCTATAACCTTAAGTCCTCCGTCAGTATCACTATAGCTCACTAATCCGCAATGACTGCCACTATATGGCTGACCTCAGTAAATAGAACTGCACTGATGCTGCAGGCACCATGCCAGAGTAACACATCTCTGATCTCTCCGATCTCCTCTTTAAGTCTTCCGAAGCAAGTGCCTAGATCAGCCTCATTAATCCATCCCTACTGTACATCAGGGATGGATGATCCTCAGCGTGACCTCAGCCACCAGCtcccaacaaacaaacacgtcCCAAGCCCTCCCTCCCTAGCTCCTCTCTAAGAATACTTAGCAGGGGCTTTGAGCGCATGAGGCCGTTCCTTGAACCATCTGGAGGGGCCTTTGACAAAAGGGCCCCTCCATGACAGAGCCCTCTGGGAATAGGGCCAGAGGATTTAGGCTAGCTTTGATTGGTGGCTTACACCGGGTCACAGCCGCTGGGCATCTGCCAGACAGACCCACATCCCCCCACCCCTTCCCGTCCCTCACATCCCCATCGCCACGGCATCTTCTCTCCTTTGCTCTCCTAAGCAGACAGACATCGCTTTTTTATCTTAGGCATGGCCTCaggtccacacacacaacactgaccCTGGTTCTGGTCCAGTCAAGTCTGACTGAGTTATACTGATGGATTTATGGATTTATATGGGATGGGGTGATGTGTATTAGGATCCTCGATTTACATCTTCAGTGAACAGGGCTCTGAGGAATTTTGTATGGTAAAATATTGAATGTTCTATAGTAGTACAAGTGCAGTATGTAACCTGAACTGTCTTTTTCTTCTACAGATAAACCCTTAAAGGATATCTGCAGACAtaaactcagaaaaataagaaTTATTGCTTTATGGATATATAGGTGTAtagaaatatatgtatataacttttatttttaattatataatatgtataataaatagtttcatttgtttaaatctattttaatcttttccaaaaaaacaatgacaagcAACAAATAATAATGACCTTGGGTGCTTGATACAGTATGTTATACATGTGACTCTTCTTGCATTTTTCAGGGCATGTCACTTCATGAAGAGCAAAAAAGTCAACTTGCATTTAAGCATTTTTGTTTGCCTTGTGTGCTCTTCTAGGGAGTTTTTCCAATTGTGTTGCTGGTGCTATCTTAATTAAATTCTCTGCTTGTTTGTAGAGCGTGGGTTGAGGATAGGGATGTGGGGCTGACCTTGGGCTGGAAGGCTCCTTGCAGCGAGCTG contains:
- the fbrsl1 gene encoding autism susceptibility gene 2 protein isoform X12 codes for the protein MDGKLKQGRRCRSKRERVRRLREAGSRDARSPDPNSSCSDREGHSPGREAASLPGKKAPHPAAAARAPRPPRRKRRESSSQEEDIIDGFAITSFISLDRLEKKTGVVKVQEKKERWKEKKVAKRQKKDDEEVEEEEENVQPVVDALENGFLHHAQREQERMNERLLKKTYSKKNKMIKPLALRPVKVSEDETVQELSRPHRSNSKEQLSESSTHSLSGRGYSVQPAAVALLKCDSESDIDDKVSDVGSEKLFSPTTPKGVPTNESPESKTCSSAKVSGLQRSQEQSNSEVPFTPPVPSPTPASAPTGSPAPAAAAAPLEPPRSRLPTPPPLSVKKEHHPPPPVPTPPLLRAPPHPQPHPPHPHSHQEPRILPPPQHHARPVISHQVHHPLYSSLHDISHRSSPVGLPKQHLPPSPHHHLSGLPSSAPALPLSIANLSTSHYSSLRSPAHRHSAMFATPATLPPPPTLPTNSLVVPGHPAGTPYPDTSLLISFNQPIMYCQPHSGILIGTLSQATLLPPPMSPHVENPHSMSWRNRECQFDKYTPKLDNPFIRHSNASNPIDVSARPGAVPHTLLQKDPRITDPFRTSVRKPGKWCAVHVQIAWQIYHHQQKMKQMQLDPHKLDMNGKLDLFSRPPAPGVFPGFPYPHDLARPLFSSTGSGHPAPSPYGPAPHPSGFLPPSHLAGKYPFSRSSSFGGLGNLSSSAFGGLGNPSLGSNNMFGTKEGPGGLPTFGSPHHDTWNRLRRTPPSFPTPPQWPKTADAERSSSANSHEREREREREREREREREREREKRDSSIGKEEKDKDRDSVDRNRHSNRSSPASAPVSYQISNLIRSNSQNSSDSGRHHSGSVDRVREAEKELLERHRESSTLADVKVKESRSPGKEMLERRSSEDSIKPIQRSPSPYSKAVINEQSMKMAGGPPPTLKDSERKEPPPVELLHKVKNDMKIKEERKEEQEVMVVSSEPAPQPPAQVLPPHISQPGNPHHHHPPLPQQPPLPSPRGSDIQAPGLHGVPMAHSLPLSMSGMPQMGSLNVLDRARMAPFMGVSPLAGRERLPHPAFPWDPLREAYRSLDLQRRMDFQLRAEQGHRFPSMYEQERAYREREAHDYSHHEHLLEVRREHERMRQQAEERERLHLREELDRARLHQLHQSPMEGHLPHMPPFMPHLGGMPYPRLSPSTGHNGPLNRTPPTAALSAPPPLVPAGSARPASPRRTTPLTTTQDPRDYSPSRNPKEVEAR
- the fbrsl1 gene encoding autism susceptibility gene 2 protein isoform X9 gives rise to the protein MDGKLKQGRRCRSKRERVRRLREAGSRDARSPDPNSSCSDREGHSPGREAASLPGKKAPHPAAAARAPRPPRRKRRESSSQEEDIIDGFAITSFISLDRLEKKTGVVKVQEKKERWKEKKVAKRQKKDDEEVEEEEENVQPVVDALENGFLHHAQREQERMNERLLKKTYSKKNKMIKPLALRPVKVSEDETVQELSRPHRSNSKEQLSESSTHSLSGRGYSVQPAAVALLKCDSESDIDDKVSDVGSEKLFSPTTPKGVPTNESPESKTCSSAKVSGLQRSQEQSNSEVPFTPPVPSPTPASAPTGSPAPAAAAAPLEPPRSRLPTPPPLSVKKEHHPPPPVPTPPLLRAPPHPQPHPPHPHSHQEPRILPPPQHHARPVISHQVHHPLYSSLHDISHRSSPVGLPKQHLPPSPHHHLSGLPSSAPALPLSIANLSTSHYSSLRSPAHRHSAMFATPATLPPPPTLPTNSLVVPGHPAGTPYPDTSLLISFNQPIMYCQPHSGILIGTLSQATLLPPPMSPHVENPHSMSWRNRECQFDKYTPKLDNPFIRHSNFFPSYPPTMPGMPPLLPHSGPFSSLQGAFQPKASNPIDVSARPGAVPHTLLQKDPRITDPFRTSVRKPGKWCAVHVQIAWQIYHHQQKMKQMQLDPHKLDMNGKLDLFSRPPAPGVFPGFPYPHDLARPLFSSTGSGHPAPSPYGPAPHPSGFLPPSHLAGKYPFSRSSSFGGLGNLSSSAFGGLGNPSLGSNNMFGTKEGPGGLPTFGSPHHDTWNRLRRTPPSFPTPPQWPKTADAERSSSANSHEREREREREREREREREREREKRDSSIGKEEKDKDRDSVDRNRHSNRSSPASAPVSYQISNLIRSNSQNSSDSGRHHSGSVDRVREAEKELLERHRESSTLADVKVKESRSPGKEMLERRSSEDSIKPIQRSPSPYSKAVINEQSMKMAGGPPPTLKDSERKEPPPVELLHKVKNDMKIKEERKEEQEVMVVSSEPAPQPPAQVLPPHISQPGNPHHHHPPLPQQPPLPSPRGSDIQAPGLHGVPMAHSLPLSMSGMPQMGSLNVLDRARMAPFMGVSPLAGRERLPHPAFPWDPLREAYRSLDLQRRMDFQLRAEQGHRFPSMYEQERAYREREAHDYSHHEHLLEVRREHERMRQQAEERERLHLREELDRARLHQLHQSPMEGHLPHMPPFMPHLGGMPYPRLSPSTGHNGPLNRTPPTAALSAPPPLVPAGSARPASPRRTTPLTTTQDPRDYSPSRNPKEVEAR